In Treponema denticola, one genomic interval encodes:
- a CDS encoding DUF5692 family protein yields the protein MNAKKNKAYLNWFIFTVLLTCATFLTSFFPLWANVPINIIAPIVVLFVCKMVMFERLKLSTLIIMRTLIVLVLFNLMNGDLFVKIVLIFLVINILEATFTDLLKNKQPYNFVTGLVLAASVFCLAGSWLPEYMGPLTGIYKAEAGVFGEGLFASKNVFMLGTVCWILAYTIWNWLFVIGEFSPSIALEHVGILLMPLLGICITGTPGFWLVFRANSLTTGGVFQISCKKFIENEFKHESMIKLCEKIKTSKVQCILMIVNLILMAVPIIMFFTGKGF from the coding sequence ATGAACGCAAAAAAAAATAAAGCCTATCTTAATTGGTTTATTTTTACCGTACTTTTAACTTGTGCTACATTTTTAACATCGTTTTTTCCGCTTTGGGCAAATGTTCCTATCAACATTATTGCTCCCATAGTAGTGTTATTTGTATGCAAAATGGTAATGTTTGAGAGACTCAAACTTTCGACCCTCATAATAATGAGAACTCTTATCGTTCTTGTTTTGTTTAACCTTATGAACGGAGACCTCTTTGTTAAAATTGTTCTTATTTTTTTGGTTATCAATATTTTGGAAGCAACTTTTACCGATTTATTAAAAAATAAACAGCCGTATAATTTTGTTACCGGTTTGGTTCTTGCTGCTTCCGTTTTTTGTCTTGCCGGTTCTTGGCTGCCGGAGTATATGGGACCTCTTACAGGTATTTATAAGGCCGAGGCAGGTGTTTTCGGAGAAGGTCTTTTTGCTTCTAAAAATGTTTTTATGCTGGGAACAGTTTGCTGGATTTTGGCTTATACGATTTGGAACTGGCTCTTTGTAATAGGAGAGTTTAGTCCCTCTATTGCTCTTGAACATGTGGGCATCCTTCTAATGCCTCTTTTGGGAATATGTATTACAGGCACTCCCGGCTTTTGGCTGGTATTCCGTGCAAACTCTCTTACAACCGGAGGAGTTTTTCAAATTTCGTGCAAAAAGTTTATTGAAAATGAATTTAAACATGAATCAATGATAAAACTTTGCGAAAAAATTAAAACTTCAAAGGTTCAGTGTATCTTAATGATTGTGAACTTAATATTAATGGCTGTTCCGATTATTATGTTTTTTACCGGTAAGGGATTTTAA
- a CDS encoding phytoene desaturase family protein has product MKNYDVVIIGAGNGGLASAASLSQAGKKVCVLEKHNIPGGCGTSFCRGRFEFEVALHQLSSMGTKENPGPLRKQFRRYGIEDKIEWIPIESLYKINLPDGRGITLPADKEEVQKKLIKEFPAEAENIKRYYQTVYKFNEEINSFRAKSAGSTGEPSGLKKWLTKTLFPSVYPTLTKYAVRSTQDVLDEFFKDKALQLCLSAYWCFMGVAPENFPFTILAMCTYIYTEDKPFYVRGGSQVISQALTEMIRENGGTILFNKKVERIIIENGKACGVIDDEGEEFRAKKIISNISPTQTYAKLLQKEEIPDSIRSYFKSYKPGISALTCFIGLDCPPETIGFTDSFNLTYSSLDANEDFKNAYKLDTSIDPIISTCYTVDDPKVSPPGTSIITAGTLKYSEAWEKLSPEEYHQKKYELASTIIDRLEKRFPGLRSHIEEIEVATPLTHMRYLGHPSGAIYGYEQDLRSSVFFFPATDNVIPNLVFASGWVNTCGFGPNYMFADKLASSLLKEMDNE; this is encoded by the coding sequence ATGAAAAATTATGATGTCGTTATTATAGGAGCCGGAAACGGAGGACTTGCATCTGCTGCAAGTCTTTCGCAGGCCGGAAAAAAGGTATGTGTGTTGGAAAAACACAATATCCCCGGCGGCTGCGGTACAAGTTTTTGCCGAGGCCGTTTTGAATTTGAAGTTGCTTTACATCAGCTAAGCTCCATGGGAACAAAGGAAAACCCCGGCCCTCTTCGTAAGCAATTTAGACGATACGGAATTGAAGATAAAATCGAATGGATTCCTATCGAGTCTTTGTATAAAATCAATTTGCCTGATGGACGGGGAATTACTCTTCCTGCAGATAAAGAAGAAGTTCAAAAAAAACTGATTAAAGAATTTCCTGCAGAAGCGGAAAACATCAAAAGATATTATCAAACAGTTTATAAGTTTAATGAAGAGATAAATTCTTTTAGGGCAAAAAGTGCAGGCTCTACAGGAGAACCTTCGGGATTAAAAAAATGGCTTACCAAAACATTATTCCCTTCCGTATATCCTACTTTGACAAAGTATGCCGTACGAAGTACACAGGATGTTCTTGATGAGTTTTTTAAGGACAAGGCTCTGCAATTATGCCTTTCTGCCTATTGGTGTTTTATGGGTGTCGCTCCGGAAAACTTTCCTTTTACGATTCTTGCTATGTGTACTTATATTTATACCGAAGATAAGCCCTTTTATGTGCGGGGAGGTTCTCAAGTTATAAGTCAAGCCCTTACCGAGATGATTCGGGAAAACGGCGGAACTATTTTATTTAATAAAAAGGTTGAACGCATTATTATCGAAAACGGAAAAGCCTGCGGTGTTATCGATGATGAAGGAGAAGAGTTTAGGGCAAAGAAGATAATATCCAATATTTCGCCTACTCAAACCTATGCAAAACTTTTACAAAAAGAAGAAATTCCGGATTCAATCCGATCGTATTTTAAAAGCTATAAACCCGGTATTTCCGCTTTAACTTGTTTTATCGGGCTGGACTGTCCGCCTGAAACAATCGGCTTTACCGATTCTTTTAATTTGACCTATTCAAGTTTGGATGCAAATGAAGATTTTAAAAATGCCTATAAACTGGATACCTCAATCGATCCGATTATTTCTACCTGCTATACAGTAGACGATCCCAAAGTTTCGCCTCCGGGTACAAGTATAATTACGGCCGGAACTCTTAAATATTCGGAAGCGTGGGAAAAACTTTCGCCTGAAGAATACCACCAAAAAAAATATGAGCTTGCTTCAACAATAATTGACAGGCTCGAAAAACGTTTCCCCGGTTTACGCAGTCATATTGAAGAAATAGAAGTTGCAACTCCCTTAACTCATATGCGATATCTGGGACATCCTTCCGGAGCTATTTACGGATATGAGCAGGATTTACGCTCTTCGGTATTTTTCTTTCCTGCAACGGATAATGTTATTCCTAACTTGGTTTTTGCAAGCGGATGGGTAAATACCTGCGGTTTCGGACCTAATTATATGTTTGCCGATAAACTTGCCTCGTCATTATTAAAGGAGATGGACAATGAGTGA
- a CDS encoding iron-sulfur cluster-binding domain-containing protein: MSDLKTLIISRMENGANILNELAVSKRIGKDITVDASAVEKKINQYHPNIMKLIVSETENIGNYAKKIRFVSETGFLPIFEAGQYINLFVQIEGVRTSRPYSLSSSPKERSYFEIIVARQEKGFVSDYLIDNVKAGDRFEANGPAGVFHFNPVFHHKRQVFLAGGSGITPFLSMSREILHAGLDREVYLIYGTRNEELAINHEELTRLSAEFKNFHYSLVVSNDPECKKYRTGFIDAECIKALVPDYKNATYYICGPEIMNQFCSKTLTEIGILPKHIRREMFGARQDIQNEPGWPENLSGKETFTIKVGDKKIPALSGESVLTALERSGIRMNVCCRSGECSLCRIRLVSGTVFTARGVLSRYADELFNYIHSCKVYPISDLEVIL, encoded by the coding sequence ATGAGTGATCTTAAAACTCTTATTATAAGCCGTATGGAAAACGGAGCAAATATATTAAATGAATTGGCTGTTTCAAAAAGAATAGGGAAGGATATTACGGTTGACGCATCGGCTGTCGAGAAAAAAATAAATCAATATCATCCCAATATTATGAAACTCATAGTTTCTGAAACGGAAAATATCGGCAATTATGCAAAAAAAATCCGCTTTGTAAGCGAAACAGGTTTTTTACCGATTTTTGAAGCAGGGCAGTATATCAACCTCTTTGTTCAAATTGAAGGGGTAAGAACTTCAAGGCCTTACAGCCTTTCTTCTTCTCCTAAAGAGCGAAGCTATTTTGAAATTATTGTTGCAAGACAGGAAAAAGGTTTTGTCTCCGATTATCTGATTGATAACGTAAAAGCCGGGGATAGGTTTGAAGCTAACGGCCCAGCTGGTGTATTTCATTTTAATCCGGTTTTTCATCATAAAAGACAGGTATTTTTGGCAGGTGGAAGCGGTATAACCCCCTTTCTTTCGATGAGCAGGGAAATACTTCATGCCGGTTTGGATAGGGAAGTTTATCTTATCTACGGAACGCGGAATGAAGAGCTTGCTATAAACCATGAAGAGTTAACTCGTCTTTCTGCCGAATTTAAGAATTTCCATTATTCTTTGGTTGTGTCGAATGATCCCGAATGTAAAAAATACCGTACGGGTTTTATCGATGCCGAATGTATAAAGGCCCTTGTTCCCGATTATAAAAATGCTACCTACTATATTTGCGGCCCTGAAATTATGAACCAGTTTTGCAGCAAGACTTTAACCGAAATAGGTATTTTGCCTAAACACATAAGGCGTGAAATGTTCGGTGCACGGCAGGATATTCAAAACGAACCGGGCTGGCCCGAAAACTTAAGCGGAAAAGAAACTTTTACGATAAAAGTCGGCGATAAGAAAATTCCTGCATTATCCGGTGAAAGCGTTCTGACTGCTCTGGAAAGATCCGGTATAAGAATGAATGTATGCTGCCGAAGCGGTGAATGCAGTTTATGCAGAATCCGTTTGGTTTCCGGAACCGTTTTTACGGCTCGCGGAGTTTTAAGCCGATATGCGGATGAACTTTTTAATTATATCCATTCGTGTAAAGTTTATCCTATAAGCGACTTGGAAGTTATTTTGTAA
- a CDS encoding DUF5692 family protein: MFFFTGYTLKTVIGFVFLLVMLIGLNELTRRSKWISIIFYVALPIVFSIFVWPITTANGSSGATWFAWVKTYSALAGVIGFMLLRYVKKLETNKFMLTFPMLILVINILEAVYADIECYSMHGVVRGGLLMEGGPWNIINAIAGIFLCLSLSGWLKIKISNTKSRDMIWADQLWFWIIAYDLWNISYCYNCISNRSFYAGFTLIVSCTVAEFFFRKGAWLQHRAQTLAIFAMFSLTANYASYTDWFGITSTQADAPKTVLAVAALIVNLAVFAYELYIISKTKRNPLKEEVFTDLKSYKAILAENKLN, encoded by the coding sequence ATGTTTTTCTTTACAGGTTATACATTAAAAACTGTAATTGGATTTGTCTTTTTACTGGTCATGCTCATAGGACTTAATGAATTGACAAGAAGGAGCAAATGGATTTCTATTATCTTTTATGTTGCTTTACCGATTGTTTTTTCTATCTTTGTTTGGCCTATCACGACTGCGAACGGAAGCTCAGGTGCAACATGGTTTGCATGGGTAAAAACTTATTCGGCTTTGGCAGGTGTAATAGGTTTTATGCTTTTACGCTATGTAAAAAAACTTGAGACAAACAAATTTATGCTTACCTTTCCCATGCTGATTTTGGTTATCAATATTTTGGAAGCTGTTTATGCGGATATTGAGTGTTATTCTATGCATGGGGTAGTACGCGGCGGTCTTTTGATGGAAGGAGGCCCTTGGAATATTATAAATGCAATTGCAGGTATATTTCTTTGCCTTTCTCTTTCGGGCTGGTTAAAAATAAAGATAAGCAATACGAAATCACGGGATATGATTTGGGCTGATCAATTATGGTTTTGGATTATTGCATACGATTTATGGAATATTTCTTATTGCTATAACTGTATCTCAAACCGATCTTTTTATGCAGGATTTACATTGATAGTTTCATGCACGGTGGCGGAATTCTTCTTCCGAAAAGGCGCATGGCTTCAGCATAGAGCTCAGACTCTTGCGATCTTTGCAATGTTCTCGCTTACTGCTAATTATGCCTCATATACGGATTGGTTCGGCATTACATCAACTCAGGCTGACGCTCCGAAAACAGTATTGGCTGTTGCTGCTTTGATTGTAAACCTTGCCGTATTTGCTTACGAACTATACATCATAAGCAAAACAAAGCGTAATCCGCTTAAAGAAGAAGTCTTTACCGATTTAAAATCATATAAGGCAATCCTTGCAGAAAATAAATTGAACTAA
- a CDS encoding S1 family peptidase → MMKFKHIFMILFFAVVFQILGAQAVLSPEVLKKINGAVFEVVVLKPEEGKLEYEKKLPMDRIPFAIRNDKYIPIGTAFLMDDGKFYSAAHVFNLYEESFYNDYNLRSVSGDIYKVGSVLSYSVEKDFIIFEAENYKHVKGEGLSALNEFNLNTPTFSVGNALGEGIIIRNGLLTSQTFEERNGKWKWLRFSAAASPGNSGGPLISPDGMVLGIITMKSENENLNYALPFAETKNIAKNLGTVYLPIFYRLPHILEESSFYEFKYEEKLPKKLTEVRKSVLSDYKKFTLSIIDDLKKKYSFSGAESFTKALGSEEIMYGAWAPSFPLHLARQGNKKWGLFIPNDLKEYKLPQNGKVVYGKMLNSTMALIKKPDNVSEKELIQSPKLYMDYILSADRIYRTVAGEKVPVLSYGQASRSESHIDVYGRKWLVNYWELPFADGEVISYSLPVPGGIYVMSKIDAISSTRNGHNLDYSFMTDYILPSYNANFGDWKEFLSLSPKDYPIDPMLAAIKFDFNSKNTIIKAGDYDFSISKKDFSSDKETTLVLSLGFNLKGSTPGIEVRNLQMFTKARSDDYIYIGLSKNLKPPKEAPEKNIEQWQQKINQAAPYNAKPYNQDQYTFYDEILFMDDIKKSDTEKINQLYYISLELKQQDRFEEIQKLAAEIKKGLKSPLKK, encoded by the coding sequence ATGATGAAATTTAAGCACATTTTTATGATTTTATTTTTTGCGGTAGTTTTTCAGATTTTGGGAGCTCAGGCTGTTCTAAGTCCCGAAGTTCTGAAAAAAATAAACGGAGCCGTATTTGAAGTTGTTGTTTTAAAACCGGAAGAAGGGAAGCTGGAATATGAAAAAAAACTTCCCATGGATAGAATTCCATTTGCAATACGAAACGACAAATATATTCCCATAGGAACCGCTTTTTTAATGGATGACGGCAAATTCTATTCTGCCGCCCATGTTTTTAACCTTTATGAAGAAAGTTTTTATAACGACTACAACCTCCGTTCGGTATCGGGGGATATTTATAAGGTAGGATCGGTTTTAAGTTACTCTGTTGAAAAGGATTTTATAATTTTTGAGGCAGAAAATTATAAGCATGTAAAAGGCGAAGGCCTTTCAGCCTTAAATGAATTTAACTTAAATACCCCCACCTTTTCCGTCGGCAATGCTTTGGGCGAAGGCATTATAATCCGTAACGGTCTTCTTACAAGCCAAACCTTTGAAGAAAGAAACGGAAAATGGAAGTGGCTTAGGTTTTCGGCTGCAGCCAGCCCCGGCAATTCAGGAGGACCGCTTATTTCACCTGATGGAATGGTTTTGGGAATTATTACCATGAAAAGTGAAAATGAAAATTTAAACTATGCACTTCCCTTTGCCGAAACAAAGAATATTGCAAAAAATCTAGGTACGGTCTATCTTCCTATTTTTTATAGGCTGCCGCATATTCTTGAAGAAAGCAGTTTTTATGAATTTAAGTATGAAGAAAAATTACCCAAAAAGCTGACGGAGGTTCGAAAATCGGTCCTGTCCGATTATAAAAAATTTACACTCAGCATTATAGATGACTTGAAGAAAAAATATAGTTTTTCCGGAGCCGAATCCTTTACCAAAGCCTTGGGTTCGGAAGAGATTATGTATGGAGCTTGGGCTCCTTCTTTTCCTCTTCATTTGGCCCGTCAGGGAAATAAAAAGTGGGGATTATTTATTCCCAATGATCTAAAAGAATATAAGCTTCCTCAAAACGGCAAAGTAGTTTACGGTAAAATGCTTAATTCAACCATGGCTTTGATAAAAAAGCCTGATAATGTAAGCGAAAAAGAACTTATACAATCCCCTAAATTATATATGGACTATATTTTAAGTGCTGATCGTATTTATAGGACCGTCGCAGGAGAAAAAGTTCCTGTTTTATCTTATGGACAGGCATCAAGGTCTGAAAGCCATATAGATGTTTACGGTAGAAAATGGCTTGTAAATTATTGGGAGCTTCCCTTTGCAGACGGGGAAGTTATATCGTATTCTCTTCCTGTTCCGGGAGGAATCTATGTTATGAGTAAAATTGATGCCATTTCTTCTACAAGGAACGGACATAATCTTGATTATAGTTTTATGACAGACTATATTCTACCTTCGTATAATGCAAATTTCGGAGATTGGAAAGAATTTTTATCTTTATCGCCCAAAGATTATCCTATTGACCCTATGCTTGCAGCAATTAAATTTGATTTTAATTCAAAGAATACGATTATAAAAGCCGGAGATTATGATTTTTCAATATCCAAAAAAGACTTTTCAAGTGATAAAGAAACTACCTTAGTGCTTTCTTTAGGATTTAATTTAAAAGGCAGTACGCCCGGTATTGAAGTGCGTAACTTGCAAATGTTTACAAAGGCCAGAAGCGATGATTATATATATATCGGGCTCTCAAAAAATTTAAAACCGCCTAAGGAAGCTCCCGAAAAAAATATAGAACAGTGGCAGCAAAAAATAAATCAAGCAGCTCCTTATAATGCGAAACCATATAATCAAGATCAGTATACATTTTATGATGAAATTCTTTTTATGGATGATATAAAAAAATCCGATACGGAAAAAATCAATCAATTGTATTATATAAGTTTAGAGTTAAAACAACAGGATAGGTTTGAAGAAATTCAAAAATTGGCTGCTGAAATAAAAAAAGGTTTAAAATCTCCCTTAAAAAAATAA
- a CDS encoding OsmC family protein has protein sequence MAKEFRTKAEIDLGEGFKVECEASGKKIIADEPLSFGGTDLGMNPIELLLSGLGACKCVTSKVIAKKKGLKLDYLAVECIGFFRPGTLGLSDIETIYHIKSDASDEELEKFMALVDDSCPVHATIKNPAPIAHKLVRV, from the coding sequence ATGGCAAAAGAATTTAGAACAAAAGCCGAAATAGATTTAGGCGAAGGTTTTAAAGTTGAATGTGAGGCATCAGGCAAGAAAATTATTGCGGATGAGCCCTTGAGTTTCGGGGGAACCGATTTAGGAATGAACCCGATAGAACTTCTTTTAAGCGGTTTGGGAGCCTGTAAGTGTGTTACTTCAAAGGTAATTGCAAAGAAAAAAGGTCTTAAACTGGATTATTTGGCTGTTGAATGTATAGGCTTTTTTAGACCGGGTACACTGGGACTTTCCGATATTGAAACAATATATCATATTAAGTCCGATGCTTCCGATGAGGAGCTTGAAAAATTTATGGCTTTGGTTGACGACAGCTGTCCGGTACACGCCACAATCAAAAATCCTGCCCCGATAGCTCATAAACTGGTTAGAGTCTAG
- the pcnB gene encoding polynucleotide adenylyltransferase PcnB → MLVRYGQNAEGKQVRQALVYTQEEHHIALEKIDIEAVKIIQRLNSQGFEAYIVGGAVRDLLIGHVPKDFDIATSAEPSKIRKIFRNSRIIGRRFRLVHIFFGEKIYEVSTFRSTEDGSIGNKFGTIDEDVHRRDFTLNALYYDPIHELVIDYIGGVNDIREKKIRPIIPLKLIFSEDPVRMIRAIKYAAMTDSGIPFFLQLQIRKNAHLLEFVSPSRITEEINKIIFSGHASDIIKKLLDFKLYVYLQPGACAFIDSSSKFKKIYIENLALLDKEVDAKPQIKQGECLKSLLKDYIRLIANPEGPPQEVYTYVYKECRHFILPMNPQRKELEFAVKSVLNDLGIKVSMERSQVRPAKLGKQVKHRRKKKAKKQEALKDTD, encoded by the coding sequence ATGTTAGTTCGATACGGTCAAAATGCCGAAGGAAAGCAGGTTCGGCAGGCTTTAGTCTATACTCAGGAGGAGCACCATATTGCCCTCGAAAAAATAGATATTGAAGCCGTAAAAATTATACAGCGTTTAAATTCTCAAGGTTTTGAAGCCTACATAGTAGGAGGAGCAGTAAGAGATCTATTGATAGGTCATGTTCCAAAGGATTTCGATATTGCAACCTCTGCAGAACCTTCAAAAATACGGAAAATATTCAGGAATTCAAGAATAATAGGCAGGCGTTTTAGGTTGGTGCATATATTTTTCGGAGAAAAAATATATGAGGTGAGCACATTTAGATCAACCGAAGACGGAAGCATAGGAAATAAGTTCGGAACTATAGATGAGGATGTACACCGAAGGGATTTTACTTTAAATGCTCTTTATTATGACCCGATCCATGAGCTCGTAATCGATTATATAGGCGGAGTTAACGATATAAGAGAAAAAAAAATAAGACCTATTATTCCGCTTAAACTTATATTTTCAGAAGATCCCGTAAGAATGATTAGGGCTATAAAGTATGCAGCAATGACGGATTCAGGTATTCCGTTTTTTCTACAGCTTCAAATACGGAAAAATGCCCATCTTTTGGAATTTGTATCCCCTTCAAGAATAACCGAAGAAATAAATAAGATTATTTTTAGCGGGCATGCAAGCGATATTATAAAAAAGCTTTTGGATTTTAAGCTCTATGTTTACCTACAGCCTGGGGCATGCGCCTTTATAGATTCGTCTTCAAAATTTAAAAAGATATATATAGAAAATCTTGCTCTTTTGGATAAGGAAGTTGACGCTAAACCTCAAATAAAACAGGGAGAATGTTTAAAATCATTACTTAAAGATTACATCAGACTGATTGCAAATCCCGAAGGGCCGCCGCAAGAAGTTTATACCTATGTTTACAAGGAATGCAGGCACTTTATTCTCCCCATGAACCCTCAAAGAAAGGAATTGGAATTTGCAGTAAAAAGCGTTTTAAATGATTTGGGAATTAAGGTATCAATGGAGAGAAGCCAAGTACGCCCTGCAAAACTCGGCAAACAGGTTAAGCATAGACGCAAGAAAAAGGCTAAAAAACAAGAAGCTCTTAAAGATACGGATTAA
- a CDS encoding family 20 glycosylhydrolase produces MIAKTLKEKAMVLVPFLLLLLLQPAVYAQTNGTMPKRKFVIAFHASVNTDKTGKNLIKELPDLQKRGINTLFLQIGYNYQWKSDPKLYNKYVLSETVAREIAAECRRLSIDLIPEINCLGHQSWKNKTFALLKAYPELDETPGLYPGNKGIYCRSLCSSNEKVYTILFGLIDEITEVFSVKKIHVGLDEVFLIGEDACPLCRGKDKAELFAGAVNRLYDHCVKKRGFTMYMWGDRLIDSEDEDSGYKGEYESSCNGTYPAVDLIPKDIIICDWHYDELEHYGSIPFFLNKSFRVLPTSFKSIKAVSTLIDYSLLYKDNPAMLGHMYTAWDNVTNKNLSRYKPMVKTIDKLKAGN; encoded by the coding sequence ATGATAGCAAAAACTCTCAAAGAAAAAGCAATGGTACTCGTACCCTTCTTGCTGCTTTTGCTTTTACAGCCGGCTGTTTACGCTCAAACAAACGGCACCATGCCTAAACGCAAATTCGTCATTGCATTTCACGCAAGCGTAAATACCGACAAAACGGGCAAAAATCTGATAAAAGAACTGCCCGATTTACAAAAACGGGGAATCAATACGCTTTTTCTTCAAATAGGCTATAACTATCAATGGAAAAGCGATCCGAAACTCTATAACAAATATGTGCTTTCCGAAACCGTTGCACGCGAAATTGCTGCAGAATGCCGCAGGCTTTCCATCGACCTCATCCCCGAAATAAACTGCCTCGGCCATCAATCATGGAAAAACAAAACCTTTGCCCTGCTCAAAGCCTATCCCGAACTGGACGAAACGCCCGGCCTCTACCCCGGCAATAAGGGTATTTATTGCCGAAGCCTCTGCTCTTCCAATGAAAAAGTCTACACGATTTTATTCGGTTTAATCGACGAGATTACCGAAGTTTTTTCGGTAAAAAAAATACACGTCGGCTTGGACGAAGTATTTTTGATAGGCGAAGATGCCTGCCCCCTTTGCCGAGGAAAAGACAAGGCCGAGCTGTTCGCCGGTGCCGTGAACAGACTCTACGATCACTGTGTCAAAAAACGCGGGTTTACAATGTATATGTGGGGCGACCGCCTCATCGACAGCGAGGATGAAGATAGCGGTTATAAGGGCGAATACGAAAGCTCATGTAACGGCACCTACCCCGCCGTCGACCTCATTCCTAAGGACATCATCATCTGCGACTGGCACTATGACGAGCTGGAACACTACGGCTCCATTCCGTTTTTTTTAAACAAGAGCTTCCGTGTCCTGCCTACAAGTTTCAAGAGCATTAAAGCGGTAAGCACTCTCATAGACTATTCGCTTTTGTACAAGGACAACCCTGCTATGCTCGGGCACATGTACACGGCATGGGACAATGTTACAAACAAAAATCTCTCACGGTATAAACCTATGGTCAAAACGATAGACAAACTGAAGGCCGGGAATTAG
- a CDS encoding cyclophilin-like fold protein, which translates to MGKTYSSSDKRITAEAGDIMLYSGNKIVVFYGANTWEYTRIGKIKNLSKEEIKRLLSNSDVVLKIKME; encoded by the coding sequence TTGGGTAAAACTTACTCCTCATCTGATAAAAGAATTACAGCAGAAGCCGGAGATATAATGCTGTACTCCGGAAACAAAATAGTTGTATTTTATGGAGCAAACACATGGGAATATACTCGAATTGGGAAGATTAAAAATTTAAGCAAGGAAGAAATAAAGCGATTATTAAGCAATAGTGATGTGGTATTAAAGATAAAAATGGAATGA
- a CDS encoding radical SAM mobile pair protein B gives MAEVIDGILISEVKTKNIMTKSSLPVGGYSVNPYVGCTHACKYCYASFMKRFTGHREEWGTFLDVKQWPEIKNPKKYAGQRVVIGSVTDGYNPQEEQFGNTRKLLEQLIGSDADILICTKSDLVVRDIDLLKKLGRVTVSWSINTLDENFKNDMDSASSIERRIASMKQVYDAGIRTVCFVSPIFPGITDFEAIFELVKGQCDLFWLENLNLRGGFKKTIMDYIAGKYPDLVPLYDEIYNKHNRSYFEALEVKAEEMAKKYDCPFVDNEMPYGRVPQGHPVIVDYFYHEEIRGTENTGKRNR, from the coding sequence ATGGCAGAAGTAATTGATGGAATCCTCATTAGTGAGGTGAAAACAAAGAACATCATGACCAAGTCCAGTCTGCCGGTAGGCGGTTACTCGGTCAATCCCTATGTAGGCTGTACACATGCCTGCAAGTATTGCTACGCTTCTTTTATGAAGCGCTTTACCGGACACAGGGAGGAATGGGGTACTTTCCTTGATGTGAAGCAGTGGCCGGAAATTAAAAATCCGAAGAAATATGCCGGACAGCGGGTGGTCATCGGTTCTGTGACGGATGGTTACAATCCACAGGAGGAGCAATTCGGGAATACCAGAAAACTTCTGGAGCAGCTGATCGGCAGTGACGCAGATATTCTAATCTGCACAAAGTCTGATCTTGTGGTACGGGATATTGATCTGTTGAAGAAGCTTGGACGAGTAACCGTTTCATGGTCGATCAACACCCTGGATGAAAATTTTAAGAACGATATGGACTCTGCTTCGAGCATTGAGCGTCGTATCGCTTCTATGAAGCAGGTATATGATGCAGGTATCCGTACAGTCTGTTTCGTATCCCCGATATTCCCCGGTATCACGGATTTTGAAGCGATCTTTGAGCTGGTAAAGGGTCAGTGCGATCTGTTCTGGCTCGAAAATCTCAATCTTCGGGGCGGTTTCAAGAAGACGATTATGGATTATATCGCTGGAAAATATCCTGATCTTGTACCGCTTTATGATGAGATCTATAACAAGCATAACCGCAGCTACTTTGAAGCACTTGAAGTAAAAGCTGAGGAAATGGCTAAAAAGTATGATTGTCCCTTTGTGGATAATGAAATGCCTTATGGCAGAGTCCCTCAGGGACATCCGGTGATCGTGGATTATTTCTATCATGAGGAAATTCGAGGGACAGAAAATACCGGAAAAAGAAATCGTTAA